The Streptomyces sp. V4I8 genome includes the window ATGCCGCCGCCTCCGCCTCCGTACTCCTCGGGGAGGTTGACGCCGAGGTAGCCGAGTTTGGCTGCTTCGGACCAGAGGGCTTCTCGGTCGTAGGTGCGGCCGTGGCGTTTGCCGAGGGCGGCTACTGCGGCTCGTAGGGCCTTGTGTTCTTCGGATTCGAGAGTGGAGGGCATGGGGGCTCCTTCCGGCTGCGGGTTGTGTGTGGCTGGTCGCGCTTACGCGGCGGAACCGCATATCAATGCAGCCCCGCGCCCCTAGGGTTCTTGCACTACCGCCAGCAATGAGTCGACCGTCACCTGCTGGCCGGGTACTACATGCAAGGCGCTCAGCGTTCCTGTGACCGGCGCTGAGATCTTGTGCTGCATCTTCATCGCCTCAAGCCACAACAAGGGCTCTCCGGCCCGCACAGGCGCTCCTACGGCCAGTCCTTCAGCGACCCGTACGACCGTCCCCGGCATCGGCGCGAGCAGGGAGCCCGGGGCGTGCTGCGCAGCCGGGTCCGGGAAGCGGGGCAGGGCGGTGAGGCGGGTGGCGTTCACGTGGATCTCGTCGCCGTACCTCGCGACCTCGAAGTTCTCTCGTACGCCGTCCACTTCGAGTACGACCAGGGCGGCATCGGCGTGTACGACCCGCACCCCCTCGGCCTCCAGGCCCGCGCGCGTGTGCCGGTACTGGACCTCGATCTCCTCGCCCGCCATGACGTACCGCTTGACCTGTGGCTGGAACGGCACGTTGCGCCAGCCGCCGAAGCGGGAGCGGCCGTGGGCGTCGGCGAGGGCGGCGGCCAAGGGGGCGTACGGGTCGGGGGCCGGGTCGGTCAGGGCGGTGAGGTGGCGGTCGTAGAAGCCCGTGTCCATGCGGGCGGTCGTGAACTCCGCGTGGCGCAGGGAGCGGACGAGGAGGTCCCGGTTGGTGAGCGGGCCGTGGAGCGTCGCCCGGTCCAGGGCGCCCGCGAGTCGGCGGATCGCCTCCGCGCGCGTGGGAGCGTGGGCGACGACCTTGGCGAGCATCGGGTCGTAGTGGACGCCGATGTCGTCGCCGTCGGTGAAGCCGGTGTCCAGGCGGACGCCCTCGGGTACGGCGAAGCGGTGCAGTGTGCCGGTCTGCGGGGCCCAGTCGCGGGCGGGGTCCTCGGCGTAGAGGCGGGCCTCCACCGCATGGCCACGCGCGCGTGGCGGTTCCTCGGCGAGGGCGTGGCCTTCGGCTACGCGGAGCTGTTCGGCGACCAGGTCGATGCCGAAGACCGCTTCCGTCACCGGGTGTTCGACCTGGAGGCGGGTGTTCACCTCCAGGAAGTGCGCCTTGCCGTCGGCGATCAGGAACTCGACGGTGCCGGCGCCCACGTAGTCGACGGCGACGGCGGCGCGTACGGCCATCTCGTACAGGGAGTCCGTCAGTTCGGGGGTCAGACCAGGGGCCGGCGCCTCCTCGATGACCTTCTGGTGACGCCGCTGGAGGGAGCAGTCCCGGGTGCCGAGCGCCCACACCGTGCCGTGGGTGTCGGCGAGGATCTGCACCTCGACGTGGCGGCCGTCCTCCACATAGGGCTCGACGAAGACCTCGCCGTCACCGAAGGCGCTGAGGGCCTCGGCGCGCGCGGCCTCGAGTGCGGCGTCCAGGTCCGCGAGCCGCCGTACGACCCGCATGCCGCGCCCGCCGCCGCCCGCGGCCGCCTTCACCAGCACCGGCAGGTCAGCCTCGGTGACCGCGCGCAGCGGCTCGATGCCCAGCAGCTCCTTGGCGCGTGTCTTGGACGCCATCGCCTCGATCGCCTCCGGGGGCGGCCCGATCCAGGTGAGGCCCGCGTCGAGGACCGCGCGGGCGAAGCCGGGGTTCTCGGAGAGGAAGCCGTAGCCGGGGTGCACCGCGTCCGCGCCGGCCGCGAGCGCCGCCTTCACGATCAGGTCGCCGC containing:
- a CDS encoding biotin carboxylase N-terminal domain-containing protein, with product MITSVLVANRGEIACRIFRTCRELGIRTVAVHADADENALHARVADAAVRLPGAAPSDTYLRGDLIVKAALAAGADAVHPGYGFLSENPGFARAVLDAGLTWIGPPPEAIEAMASKTRAKELLGIEPLRAVTEADLPVLVKAAAGGGGRGMRVVRRLADLDAALEAARAEALSAFGDGEVFVEPYVEDGRHVEVQILADTHGTVWALGTRDCSLQRRHQKVIEEAPAPGLTPELTDSLYEMAVRAAVAVDYVGAGTVEFLIADGKAHFLEVNTRLQVEHPVTEAVFGIDLVAEQLRVAEGHALAEEPPRARGHAVEARLYAEDPARDWAPQTGTLHRFAVPEGVRLDTGFTDGDDIGVHYDPMLAKVVAHAPTRAEAIRRLAGALDRATLHGPLTNRDLLVRSLRHAEFTTARMDTGFYDRHLTALTDPAPDPYAPLAAALADAHGRSRFGGWRNVPFQPQVKRYVMAGEEIEVQYRHTRAGLEAEGVRVVHADAALVVLEVDGVRENFEVARYGDEIHVNATRLTALPRFPDPAAQHAPGSLLAPMPGTVVRVAEGLAVGAPVRAGEPLLWLEAMKMQHKISAPVTGTLSALHVVPGQQVTVDSLLAVVQEP